From Patescibacteria group bacterium, a single genomic window includes:
- a CDS encoding secondary thiamine-phosphate synthase enzyme YjbQ, producing the protein MKKVLSYTTNKKAEIIPVTEDIEKVVTESGIKNGTLFAYTLHTTLGLMMQESCEPHLCEDIIDQLTKMVDDDGTKYKHRCTDNPKKICKTDDINGPSHVRQVLTNQNIIIDIENGKLNLGTYQDIGLIELDGPRENRKVLVKIVED; encoded by the coding sequence ATGAAAAAGGTTCTTTCGTATACTACCAACAAAAAAGCGGAAATTATTCCAGTCACGGAGGATATAGAAAAAGTTGTCACAGAAAGCGGAATTAAAAATGGTACTCTTTTTGCTTATACGCTCCACACTACTTTAGGTTTGATGATGCAGGAATCATGCGAGCCGCACCTTTGTGAGGATATCATCGACCAGCTTACTAAAATGGTGGATGATGACGGAACCAAGTACAAACATAGATGCACAGATAACCCGAAAAAAATATGCAAAACTGATGATATCAATGGTCCAAGCCATGTTCGTCAGGTCCTCACCAATCAAAATATCATTATCGATATAGAAAATGGAAAGCTAAACCTCGGCACATATCAAGACATAGGACTTATAGAGCTCGATGGTCCCAGAGAAAACCGCAAGGTATTAGTTAAAATCGTTGAGGACTAA
- the idi gene encoding isopentenyl-diphosphate Delta-isomerase yields the protein MEQVVLVNKSNRKLGTEEKLEAHKKGLLHRAFSVFVFNNKGELLLQKRHSSKYHSGGLWSNTVCSHPRPGERYISAVHRRLHEEVGFDCPVKKIKPFIYRADFDDGLIENEYDVVFIGKYNGPIHPDPAEIETTKWISLSALKDDILRNPQNYTFWFKKIIKMGIIKPF from the coding sequence ATGGAACAAGTTGTTCTAGTTAATAAATCAAACCGAAAACTAGGAACGGAAGAGAAACTTGAGGCTCACAAAAAAGGCCTTCTCCACCGCGCATTTTCGGTTTTTGTGTTTAACAATAAGGGTGAGCTTCTCTTGCAAAAAAGGCACTCAAGCAAATATCACTCTGGTGGTCTGTGGTCGAATACCGTCTGTAGTCATCCACGACCAGGGGAGCGTTACATTTCAGCTGTTCATCGTAGATTACATGAAGAGGTGGGATTCGATTGCCCAGTCAAGAAAATAAAGCCGTTCATTTACCGCGCTGATTTTGATGATGGGCTTATTGAAAACGAATACGATGTTGTATTTATTGGCAAGTATAATGGGCCGATTCATCCGGATCCGGCTGAAATTGAGACCACGAAGTGGATTTCATTAAGCGCTCTAAAAGACGATATCTTAAGAAACCCGCAAAATTATACATTTTGGTTCAAGAAAATCATCAAGATGGGGATAATTAAACCATTTTAA
- a CDS encoding 4'-phosphopantetheinyl transferase superfamily protein, which produces MINIEVLIISWSESYAQQIDSVQLHCTDEEKERGKKFKKETDRAAYLLWCSYIREACSKMIGISPALISISRDNYGRPFLTDYSNKIDFNISHSGSKLAIGISTDGKIGVDLEKIIPIDIREIQKFFTREEMSYIDHSRTNKTQRLFQVWTSIEAYSKLLGIGLDKQIKKRIFTLLNKDQALIQHAGSPIFVNSFKCNKYILSVASKNRNFKVNLNKIDLG; this is translated from the coding sequence ATGATTAATATCGAAGTTTTAATAATAAGCTGGTCAGAGTCATACGCCCAACAAATTGACTCTGTTCAACTTCATTGTACAGATGAAGAAAAAGAGAGAGGAAAAAAATTTAAAAAAGAAACTGACAGGGCAGCTTACTTGCTTTGGTGCTCGTATATTAGAGAAGCCTGCTCTAAAATGATTGGGATATCACCTGCTTTGATTTCAATTTCTAGGGATAATTATGGCCGACCATTTTTAACCGACTACTCGAATAAAATTGATTTTAATATATCACATAGCGGATCAAAACTCGCAATTGGTATAAGTACCGACGGTAAAATAGGTGTTGACTTGGAAAAAATTATTCCGATAGACATTAGGGAAATTCAGAAATTTTTCACCCGCGAGGAAATGTCATATATTGATCATTCCAGAACCAATAAAACTCAGCGACTTTTTCAAGTCTGGACATCAATAGAGGCCTATTCAAAATTACTGGGTATCGGCCTTGATAAACAGATTAAAAAACGTATTTTTACACTATTAAATAAAGATCAGGCATTAATACAACATGCCGGATCGCCTATCTTCGTTAACTCTTTCAAGTGCAATAAATATATACTCTCAGTTGCTAGCAAAAATAGAAATTTTAAGGTAAATCTAAACAAAATTGACTTGGGCTGA
- a CDS encoding condensation domain-containing protein, which yields MGKINSIKIEAAYPLSPVQKGILFQSIASPQAQLYVEQMAVKITGKLNIRAFKESWRLLVQNNPIFRTLFDYRNGNEPLQFVIDNLNVNFIYKDLSNLTSREFESCWLNYQTKDRSRGFELELRAPYRLAIFKINDSNFRFLFSYHHILLDGGSIPIIIHDIAYYYSEIVAGRTPKTIMNKTYKEYVIWLSGQNQKTAKKFWEEYCQNFRVNFNKKGTELKTTLSSSKSLTFDHNICDRLKVISRTNSLTLASILTGIWGIVYCSFCNRDETILGIPTSVQPLDKSGGDFIGVCINTIPLKVRLTNVSYLKVIRRVQEDWYKTNQYNHLPLGEIKKLFSGYDLNDPFDSIFAFSSHKQDNHIFKGVNWELLDHLESTPYPISTDLVWSDSSMLLKITYRPEFYSSEEIEILLEDFKKKLNNFLNNPEESVVIYKIKRQNLLPQSKKYDDSGVKLKYNPMILNTLIGVWKNLFPGNIIDTDSNFFELGGDSITSLRLVSKLLTLGIKITPQDIFEYQTPGKIASKIFSDRLKPGKKADIKTKNKKTIPKAVMDFTTSLYGSQLEKVLPVSNVQKGLLESGQKEDLFHDQSTFTYTGNLDHMIFESAWNNVIKRNSSLRAFFCKVERNWYQCTIKHSHIRLDYIDISQKSTKNKDTFIKKAIHDDRLKSFSVENGPLIRISLFKLDKKEFKFFLRFHVLIMDGWCFAFVLKEIMDEYDALMRKTEFHPVKRPSYEKYIEWLSTKDISEAKKYWTKYLSGTKSALSIPREVTKDNSLSYDVKMNLIDLPDQLLIRLGTLAAKHKVTLNTLFQTAWAINLCRFRQTKEVVIGITVSQRPAGLKGSEEIIGLFFNDIPLRFQFKNNYNFWKAAKAIQKDFQNSNDYQYLSAYEVKRELGLKQTEDLFQTLLVYENYPKQQEDALKSKQQNYFVNTGYWRREMSDIDLTVYIETRTSNGHIKGCYLDKLISDDTASSVLNGFLAELNKIK from the coding sequence ATGGGTAAAATTAATTCTATAAAAATTGAAGCTGCCTATCCGTTATCCCCTGTTCAAAAAGGTATATTATTCCAATCAATTGCGAGCCCACAAGCACAGTTGTATGTGGAACAAATGGCAGTTAAAATCACAGGCAAACTAAATATTAGAGCATTTAAAGAGTCGTGGCGGCTATTGGTACAAAACAACCCTATTTTTCGTACCTTATTTGATTACAGAAACGGAAACGAACCACTCCAATTTGTAATTGATAATTTAAATGTGAACTTTATCTATAAGGATTTATCTAATTTAACTTCCAGAGAATTTGAAAGTTGTTGGCTGAATTATCAGACAAAGGACCGCTCGAGAGGCTTTGAACTCGAATTAAGAGCTCCCTACCGTTTGGCGATTTTTAAGATAAACGATTCAAACTTCCGATTTTTATTCAGTTATCATCACATATTACTTGACGGTGGCTCAATTCCAATCATCATACATGACATTGCTTACTACTACTCAGAAATTGTTGCTGGCAGGACCCCCAAAACCATCATGAATAAAACCTATAAAGAATATGTAATTTGGTTGTCAGGGCAAAATCAAAAGACCGCAAAAAAATTTTGGGAAGAATATTGTCAGAACTTTAGAGTGAACTTTAACAAAAAGGGAACCGAACTGAAAACAACTCTAAGTTCATCCAAATCTCTAACATTCGACCATAATATTTGTGACAGACTAAAAGTTATTAGTCGAACTAATAGCTTAACCCTGGCAAGTATATTAACTGGAATATGGGGTATTGTATATTGCTCATTTTGTAATCGTGATGAAACAATTCTTGGCATTCCAACTTCCGTTCAGCCACTAGATAAATCAGGGGGCGATTTTATCGGTGTATGCATAAATACCATTCCGCTAAAAGTCAGGCTTACTAATGTATCGTATTTAAAAGTGATTAGAAGAGTTCAGGAAGATTGGTATAAAACAAATCAATATAACCATTTGCCTTTAGGTGAAATTAAAAAATTATTTTCAGGTTACGATCTTAACGATCCTTTTGACTCTATCTTTGCTTTTTCATCACACAAACAGGATAACCATATTTTTAAAGGAGTGAACTGGGAATTACTAGACCACCTGGAATCAACACCATACCCTATCTCTACCGATCTTGTTTGGTCGGATAGTTCAATGCTATTAAAAATTACCTATCGGCCCGAGTTTTATAGCAGCGAAGAGATTGAAATTTTATTAGAAGACTTCAAGAAAAAACTAAATAATTTTTTGAATAATCCGGAAGAAAGTGTTGTGATTTACAAAATAAAGCGTCAAAATCTCTTACCCCAGTCAAAAAAGTATGACGATTCTGGGGTCAAACTCAAATATAATCCGATGATCTTGAATACATTAATCGGAGTTTGGAAAAATCTTTTTCCAGGTAATATCATCGATACTGATAGTAATTTTTTTGAACTCGGAGGAGATTCAATCACCTCGTTACGGTTAGTATCAAAACTTTTAACCCTTGGTATTAAAATAACTCCTCAAGACATTTTTGAATATCAAACTCCTGGAAAAATAGCCAGTAAAATATTCTCTGACCGCCTTAAGCCAGGCAAAAAAGCTGATATCAAAACAAAGAATAAAAAAACAATTCCGAAAGCAGTGATGGATTTTACTACGAGTCTATATGGTAGTCAGCTAGAAAAAGTACTTCCGGTTTCAAATGTGCAGAAAGGACTTCTCGAATCAGGCCAGAAAGAAGATCTATTTCATGACCAATCAACTTTTACTTACACGGGCAATCTGGATCACATGATTTTTGAATCGGCCTGGAACAATGTCATAAAACGGAATAGTTCACTCCGTGCATTCTTCTGTAAAGTTGAAAGAAATTGGTATCAATGCACTATTAAACATTCACACATTAGACTTGACTACATCGATATCTCTCAGAAGTCGACAAAAAATAAGGATACTTTTATCAAAAAAGCGATTCATGACGATCGCCTTAAATCTTTTTCTGTTGAAAATGGGCCATTGATTCGCATCTCTCTTTTTAAATTAGATAAAAAAGAATTTAAATTTTTTCTCCGATTTCATGTGCTTATAATGGATGGGTGGTGCTTTGCTTTTGTTTTAAAAGAGATTATGGACGAGTATGACGCACTGATGCGGAAGACTGAGTTCCATCCCGTAAAAAGGCCTTCATATGAGAAATATATCGAATGGCTAAGCACCAAAGATATATCAGAGGCAAAAAAATACTGGACAAAATACCTAAGCGGGACTAAGTCAGCCTTATCAATTCCGCGAGAAGTGACCAAAGATAATTCATTATCATATGATGTCAAAATGAACCTGATTGATCTGCCTGATCAGCTATTGATAAGGCTCGGCACCTTGGCAGCTAAACATAAGGTAACATTAAATACTTTATTTCAGACAGCCTGGGCTATTAATTTATGCCGCTTTAGACAGACAAAAGAGGTTGTGATAGGAATAACTGTCTCTCAGCGCCCAGCTGGTTTGAAAGGCTCGGAGGAAATTATTGGACTATTTTTTAATGATATTCCCTTAAGGTTTCAATTCAAAAATAACTATAATTTTTGGAAAGCAGCAAAAGCAATACAAAAAGATTTTCAAAACAGTAATGATTATCAATATCTGTCAGCCTACGAGGTTAAAAGAGAATTGGGGCTGAAACAAACTGAAGACTTATTCCAGACACTACTTGTATATGAAAATTACCCCAAACAGCAAGAAGATGCCCTAAAATCAAAACAGCAAAATTATTTTGTAAATACAGGTTATTGGCGAAGAGAGATGTCTGATATCGATCTAACAGTATATATTGAAACACGCACAAGCAACGGACACATAAAAGGGTGTTATCTCGACAAGCTAATATCTGACGATACAGCTTCGTCTGTCCTTAATGGTTTTTTAGCTGAGTTAAATAAAATTAAATAA
- a CDS encoding UbiA family prenyltransferase has protein sequence MSKVLKTIWSEFIYGGHLLSIGSAGIVFSAAKLIGSSYDWAILIVVYCFSQAIYLFNRLEEFETDIETNPSRTEHIKNRLKSLKIEILAYLVFAYVIMIYQRTWGAIFFSFIPLFIGWTYTKYLKDLTSKIIGLKTIIVSITWALLLPFYYLYFEISSNLMTFLLVFLFILLRWVLNTSFFDVKDIAGDQKIGLKTYPVYFGIKRYMLYAKILNFVSVVPIVIGVINSIFPKWALVFVILIPFIHVCLNNSQKYPKKMSYYYVYADSEFIVWALLVVIGLNLTRI, from the coding sequence ATGTCAAAGGTTCTAAAAACAATTTGGAGTGAATTTATTTACGGAGGACACCTATTATCAATTGGCTCTGCAGGCATTGTATTTTCCGCTGCAAAACTTATTGGCAGCAGTTATGACTGGGCGATATTAATAGTGGTGTATTGCTTTTCCCAAGCGATTTATCTTTTTAATAGACTAGAAGAATTCGAAACGGATATAGAAACAAATCCCTCGAGAACAGAGCATATAAAGAATCGCCTCAAAAGCCTTAAAATCGAGATCTTGGCCTATTTAGTATTCGCATACGTCATTATGATTTACCAAAGAACATGGGGAGCGATATTTTTCAGCTTTATCCCATTGTTTATCGGATGGACGTACACAAAATATCTGAAAGATTTGACGTCTAAAATTATCGGCCTGAAAACAATAATCGTGTCAATCACATGGGCACTTTTATTACCATTTTATTATCTTTATTTTGAGATTTCTTCAAATCTAATGACTTTTCTGCTTGTTTTTCTGTTTATTTTGTTAAGGTGGGTTCTAAACACAAGCTTCTTTGACGTTAAAGACATTGCTGGCGACCAGAAAATTGGCCTAAAAACCTACCCTGTCTACTTTGGGATAAAAAGGTATATGTTATACGCAAAAATATTAAATTTCGTTTCTGTTGTCCCAATAGTAATTGGGGTTATCAATAGTATATTTCCGAAATGGGCACTAGTTTTTGTAATATTAATCCCTTTTATTCATGTTTGTCTAAATAATTCCCAAAAGTATCCCAAAAAAATGTCATATTATTATGTTTATGCAGATTCTGAGTTCATAGTTTGGGCACTTTTAGTCGTAATTGGCTTGAATTTAACACGCATATGA
- a CDS encoding GNAT family N-acetyltransferase, whose translation MFGQKIFCGKDKKNREIFIVQPETKNTALLVSWLNDAEVMRLLDPHAEKTDENKENIRLKEFQSSNQWCMWQITVEDVCVGAVWLHDIQFPEATAFTGIMIGNKNYWGDGIAAIVEQCVIKYAFSELNLEYLFAIIFEPNIASRRVFEKLGFKEYGIKPAAAFIDGKLYDGWEAVLSKKDWKNKNEQSAANNR comes from the coding sequence ATGTTTGGACAAAAAATCTTTTGCGGAAAAGACAAAAAGAATCGGGAAATTTTTATAGTTCAACCTGAAACAAAAAACACAGCTCTATTGGTGTCTTGGCTAAATGATGCTGAGGTTATGCGATTGCTAGATCCTCATGCAGAAAAAACAGATGAAAACAAAGAAAATATACGATTAAAAGAATTTCAGTCTTCAAATCAATGGTGCATGTGGCAGATAACCGTAGAGGATGTTTGCGTGGGTGCTGTTTGGCTCCATGATATTCAATTTCCTGAAGCCACCGCATTTACTGGGATCATGATCGGGAACAAAAATTATTGGGGCGATGGAATTGCAGCCATTGTAGAACAATGTGTGATTAAATACGCCTTTTCTGAACTTAATCTTGAATATTTATTTGCCATTATTTTTGAACCTAATATTGCTAGCCGCCGAGTGTTTGAAAAACTTGGTTTTAAGGAATATGGCATTAAACCTGCGGCCGCTTTTATTGATGGAAAATTATATGACGGTTGGGAAGCGGTTTTATCTAAAAAAGATTGGAAAAATAAAAATGAACAATCTGCTGCCAATAACCGATGA
- a CDS encoding GNAT family N-acetyltransferase: MTNNRTKIRKAIEADYGAVNSLYFETYNLYFRNIPDSYRKTPKRVLPKGTFLNMIEDEQNALVVVAEVDNKIVGFLYATIEREDDNEVARGYNRISVDEVSVLPNHARRGVGSQLLQEVEKWAKIKKISDLTVLVYDFNKNAINFYSKNGYVPYSIKMNKKL, from the coding sequence ATGACGAACAACAGAACAAAAATCAGAAAAGCGATCGAAGCGGACTATGGGGCCGTAAATTCTCTGTATTTTGAAACTTACAACCTCTACTTCAGAAATATTCCAGATTCTTATAGAAAAACCCCCAAAAGAGTACTTCCTAAGGGTACCTTTCTAAATATGATCGAGGATGAACAAAATGCACTTGTCGTGGTAGCTGAAGTTGACAACAAGATTGTTGGTTTTCTTTACGCAACAATTGAACGAGAGGATGACAACGAGGTAGCGCGGGGCTACAACAGAATTTCCGTAGATGAAGTATCGGTCCTGCCAAACCATGCTAGACGGGGTGTCGGCTCACAACTATTACAAGAGGTAGAAAAATGGGCAAAAATAAAAAAAATCTCTGACTTAACGGTTCTGGTTTACGACTTCAATAAAAACGCAATAAATTTCTACAGCAAAAATGGATATGTGCCCTACAGTATCAAGATGAACAAGAAACTTTAA
- a CDS encoding class I SAM-dependent methyltransferase: MDAGLINKYVNFKNPAKILDIGFGSGKDSVYFAQNGFDVDAIDFDDEKISVFKKRIGHLKNINIIYENLLDFEFPQNHYDVILANHVLDFIRYADFQRIIRKIHNALKLDGIFFLAIFNISDPFFNKLSEKNLRRPENNSFLINDHDVRHFYTKSDIEFMKKFFEIEFFEEESVDDNHGPTGKHHHNFFRIVAKKVV; encoded by the coding sequence ATGGACGCAGGTTTAATTAACAAATATGTCAATTTTAAAAATCCGGCAAAGATTCTGGACATTGGTTTTGGCTCCGGCAAAGATTCTGTTTATTTTGCACAAAACGGTTTTGACGTTGATGCTATTGATTTTGATGATGAAAAGATTTCTGTATTTAAGAAACGAATTGGACATTTGAAAAATATAAATATCATCTATGAAAACTTATTGGATTTTGAGTTTCCTCAAAACCATTATGACGTAATCCTTGCAAACCATGTTTTGGATTTTATTAGATATGCTGATTTTCAAAGGATTATTAGAAAAATTCATAATGCATTAAAGCTGGATGGCATTTTCTTTTTAGCAATTTTTAATATCTCTGATCCGTTTTTCAACAAATTGTCAGAAAAAAACTTACGAAGACCCGAAAATAATTCTTTTCTGATCAACGATCATGATGTCAGACACTTTTATACAAAATCGGATATTGAATTTATGAAAAAATTTTTTGAGATCGAATTTTTCGAAGAAGAAAGCGTCGATGATAATCATGGCCCGACTGGCAAACACCACCACAATTTTTTTCGAATTGTAGCAAAGAAAGTTGTCTAG
- a CDS encoding aspartate aminotransferase family protein yields MTVGKRFYLKKIGKIKMNNLLPITDEIGIYNPNLLVKKAQGSYIWFDGQDKPYLDLVMAYSSTNFGHCNPTIVKAVKKAAERLDNFPAFNTSERDDLSGELIDHLPFPGKDYQVYYTVGGAKAVDVSIKLARIFTKRHGVISFDGAFHGYINGLIGITDRGYFNESYDTIQNMQIFHLPFPDINIGPSIDVALTQLEDLIFKYREKIGAIILEPVQGAAGFRETERYFFEKLQEIANHHQIIIIADEIQAGIGRTGSFYSFERYNFQPDIVLLGKSLAGGYYPLSAIIARKEYFDNIGPDKSGLDSTFSNNAFGISIAREVVRMISDQKIFEKVQAKSILFRTLMSQLHQEYPTIVLKTSVVGLACGIQTPSSKIAALVKKRAFEKCLIIQTSGINGDYLKIAPSLLITEQELKQAFDLLGSVLANLF; encoded by the coding sequence ATGACGGTTGGGAAGCGGTTTTATCTAAAAAAGATTGGAAAAATAAAAATGAACAATCTGCTGCCAATAACCGATGAAATTGGGATTTATAACCCAAACTTATTAGTAAAAAAAGCACAAGGAAGTTACATATGGTTTGACGGTCAAGATAAGCCCTATCTTGACCTTGTGATGGCATATAGTTCTACTAATTTTGGCCACTGTAACCCGACTATAGTTAAAGCGGTTAAAAAGGCTGCCGAGCGTCTGGATAACTTCCCAGCTTTTAATACAAGTGAACGAGATGATCTTAGTGGTGAATTAATAGATCATCTTCCGTTTCCCGGCAAAGATTATCAAGTATACTATACGGTTGGAGGTGCCAAAGCTGTTGATGTGAGTATTAAGTTGGCACGTATATTTACTAAAAGACACGGTGTTATTAGTTTTGACGGTGCATTTCACGGGTATATTAATGGATTAATCGGTATAACTGATCGTGGATATTTTAATGAGAGTTACGATACAATACAAAATATGCAAATATTTCATTTGCCTTTCCCTGATATTAATATTGGACCCTCAATTGATGTAGCCCTAACTCAACTAGAAGACCTTATTTTTAAATATAGGGAGAAAATTGGTGCAATAATTCTCGAACCAGTGCAAGGTGCAGCGGGTTTTAGAGAAACAGAGCGTTATTTTTTCGAAAAATTACAGGAAATAGCGAACCACCACCAAATCATTATTATCGCAGACGAGATTCAAGCCGGGATAGGTCGTACCGGTTCATTTTATTCTTTTGAGCGTTATAATTTTCAACCAGATATTGTCTTACTTGGTAAATCACTTGCTGGTGGATACTATCCCTTGAGTGCCATAATTGCCCGAAAAGAATATTTTGACAATATCGGCCCTGATAAATCTGGATTAGATTCAACTTTTTCTAATAATGCTTTTGGTATCAGTATTGCCCGTGAAGTTGTGCGAATGATCAGTGATCAAAAAATTTTTGAGAAGGTCCAGGCGAAATCCATACTATTTCGAACTTTGATGAGCCAATTACATCAGGAATATCCAACAATTGTTCTTAAGACCAGTGTTGTTGGCCTGGCGTGCGGCATACAGACACCTAGTTCAAAAATTGCCGCCTTAGTTAAAAAGAGAGCTTTTGAGAAGTGTTTGATTATCCAAACTTCTGGGATTAACGGTGATTATCTAAAAATCGCTCCGTCATTATTAATAACTGAGCAGGAGCTTAAACAGGCTTTTGATTTGCTGGGCTCTGTTTTAGCCAACCTTTTCTGA
- a CDS encoding polyprenyl synthetase family protein produces the protein MGAKEQLAKFKKILDKELEKYLKGKVSEAAKISPYAKELMDHIYDLTLRGGKRIRAALLYYSYIAHGGKNKREAIKAAMSMELSETYLLIHDDIMDDDVLRRGGMTIHESYRLIAEDKFNGKTNSKDFGSALGILAGDISCAMSNEIISNCKFAANFKSRALAELNKIYAVEGMGQALDIFSEIRDDVKKGDTIQIHELKTVPYTFDGPIKLGAMLAGANDREIKRLERYSYPLGTAFQIQDDILGMFGSEEKVGKPVTSDLKEGKKTLLILDALEKATPSQRDKILLNLGNKRVNIRGLESVRKIIEQTGSLDYSKKLASDLVKKATNALNSMKLEKEGKDFMLKLADYMVKRDY, from the coding sequence ATGGGTGCCAAGGAACAACTAGCAAAATTCAAGAAAATTTTAGATAAAGAGCTTGAGAAATATCTAAAGGGAAAAGTAAGTGAGGCGGCAAAAATTTCTCCTTACGCCAAAGAGCTGATGGATCACATTTATGATCTGACCCTCCGAGGCGGAAAGAGAATTCGAGCCGCTCTTTTGTATTATAGCTACATTGCCCATGGCGGAAAAAACAAACGTGAGGCGATAAAAGCAGCGATGTCGATGGAACTTTCGGAAACATATCTTCTTATCCATGACGACATAATGGATGATGATGTGTTGCGCCGTGGCGGGATGACTATTCATGAAAGCTATCGCTTGATCGCGGAAGATAAGTTCAATGGAAAGACCAATTCTAAAGATTTTGGCAGCGCTCTTGGAATTTTAGCCGGTGATATTTCTTGTGCGATGAGTAATGAGATTATCTCGAACTGTAAATTTGCAGCCAATTTCAAATCTCGAGCTTTAGCAGAGCTTAACAAAATTTATGCAGTTGAAGGTATGGGTCAGGCGCTCGATATTTTTTCTGAAATTCGTGATGACGTAAAAAAGGGAGATACAATCCAGATCCATGAGCTAAAAACCGTACCCTATACCTTTGATGGGCCAATCAAGCTTGGGGCAATGTTAGCTGGTGCAAATGACCGCGAAATAAAGAGACTTGAAAGATATTCATATCCATTAGGTACTGCTTTTCAGATTCAGGATGACATCTTGGGCATGTTCGGCTCAGAAGAGAAAGTCGGTAAACCGGTTACTTCAGATCTTAAAGAAGGCAAAAAAACCTTACTTATTCTTGACGCACTTGAGAAAGCAACGCCAAGCCAGAGAGACAAAATTCTTCTGAACCTTGGCAACAAACGGGTAAATATCCGCGGTCTTGAATCTGTCCGCAAAATAATTGAGCAAACAGGTTCACTTGATTACTCCAAAAAATTAGCTTCGGATTTAGTCAAAAAAGCTACAAACGCTCTTAACTCAATGAAACTCGAAAAAGAAGGCAAAGATTTCATGCTCAAGCTTGCTGATTACATGGTCAAGCGAGACTATTAA